A single window of Syntrophotalea acetylenica DNA harbors:
- the yjgA gene encoding ribosome biogenesis factor YjgA, with amino-acid sequence MNAFSMEQPPSRSAKKRAAKAVEETAADLVVLGDADFRRLTLAGEILEAVDEVRRIKAHSARKRQLKHLAGLLRRDEDSLQQAETFLADLAHGRQRAAADFHFLEELRERLCDPARFDEALEEVRRELPEADAGKLRRLAESVRNHKDKRAFRELFRLLKEAHPGHL; translated from the coding sequence ATGAATGCTTTTTCCATGGAACAACCGCCCAGCCGCAGCGCCAAAAAGCGCGCGGCCAAAGCCGTGGAGGAAACAGCGGCCGATCTCGTTGTTCTGGGTGACGCGGATTTCCGTCGCTTGACGCTGGCTGGCGAGATTCTCGAGGCGGTTGACGAAGTCCGCCGCATCAAGGCACACAGCGCCCGCAAACGTCAGCTCAAGCATCTGGCCGGGCTGTTGCGACGGGATGAGGACAGCCTGCAGCAGGCCGAGACCTTTCTTGCCGATCTGGCTCATGGCCGCCAGCGGGCCGCGGCCGATTTTCATTTTCTGGAGGAGCTGCGCGAGCGGCTCTGCGATCCGGCGCGTTTCGACGAAGCGCTGGAAGAGGTGCGGCGTGAACTTCCGGAGGCCGACGCCGGGAAGCTCCGGCGGCTCGCCGAAAGCGTCCGCAACCATAAGGACAAGCGTGCCTTCCGGGAGCTTTTCCGGTTGTTGAAGGAGGCTCATCCCGGGCACCTCTGA
- the dtd gene encoding D-aminoacyl-tRNA deacylase, whose translation MKAVLQRVAQAHVSVDDEIIGAIGPGILVLLGVEQGDTAQHAAALAKKTAELRLFDDAAGKMNLSVEDTGGQLLVISQFTLAADCRKGRRPGFSRAAPPGEAKALYQDYIGQLRGRGLSVATGRFQAMMQVHLVNDGPVTLLLDSRGVF comes from the coding sequence GTGAAAGCGGTGTTGCAGCGGGTGGCGCAGGCTCATGTCAGCGTGGATGACGAGATTATCGGTGCCATCGGGCCGGGGATCCTGGTATTGCTCGGTGTGGAGCAGGGAGATACCGCACAGCATGCCGCCGCACTGGCAAAAAAAACGGCCGAGCTGCGCTTGTTCGATGATGCGGCTGGTAAAATGAACCTGTCGGTGGAGGACACCGGCGGGCAACTTCTGGTAATTTCTCAGTTCACGCTGGCGGCCGACTGTCGCAAAGGGCGCCGTCCGGGCTTCAGCCGCGCGGCTCCGCCGGGCGAAGCCAAGGCTCTCTACCAGGACTATATCGGACAATTGCGCGGCCGGGGCCTGAGTGTCGCCACCGGCCGTTTTCAGGCCATGATGCAGGTGCATCTGGTCAACGATGGACCGGTCACTTTGCTGCTCGACAGCCGCGGGGTTTTCTGA
- a CDS encoding deoxyribonuclease IV, whose translation MLLGAHVSIAGGVSQAFRRAAAIGATAMQIFTKNANQWRAAPLPGEEIEAFAAARQEGGVAAIIAHDSYLINLAAADGENRSRSLAAFLDEMRRCAALGIDHLVMHPGAHLDAGEDIGLRRIAEAFRIIFEQAPPQVVVLLENTAGQGSYLGYRFEHLAAIMEQVPQGRFGVCFDTCHAFAAGYDLSSEEGYHRTIAECERIFGASRIAAIHLNDSQKARGSRVDRHAHIGQGAISIDAFAALMRDARFAAVPKILETAPGENNRCHLEELALLRRLAEVQA comes from the coding sequence ATGTTGCTTGGCGCTCATGTATCCATTGCTGGCGGAGTCAGCCAGGCATTCCGGCGCGCGGCAGCCATTGGCGCTACGGCTATGCAGATTTTTACCAAAAACGCCAATCAGTGGCGCGCCGCACCCCTGCCCGGAGAGGAGATCGAGGCCTTTGCTGCCGCCAGGCAAGAGGGGGGCGTAGCGGCAATCATCGCCCATGACAGCTACCTGATCAACCTGGCCGCGGCCGACGGTGAAAACCGCAGTCGCTCCCTGGCCGCATTTCTCGACGAGATGCGGCGCTGCGCCGCTCTGGGTATCGATCATCTGGTCATGCATCCCGGCGCCCATCTTGACGCTGGGGAAGATATCGGTTTGCGACGCATCGCCGAGGCGTTTCGCATTATCTTTGAACAGGCACCGCCCCAGGTTGTGGTGTTGCTGGAAAATACCGCCGGCCAGGGCAGCTACCTGGGCTACCGTTTCGAGCACCTTGCCGCCATCATGGAGCAGGTGCCGCAGGGGCGTTTCGGCGTCTGTTTTGATACCTGCCATGCCTTCGCCGCCGGCTACGATCTGTCATCCGAGGAAGGCTACCATCGCACCATCGCCGAATGCGAGCGGATTTTCGGCGCCAGCCGCATCGCTGCCATTCATCTCAACGATTCCCAAAAGGCCCGGGGTTCCCGTGTCGACCGGCATGCCCATATTGGTCAGGGTGCGATTTCCATCGATGCCTTTGCCGCCCTGATGCGGGATGCCCGCTTCGCCGCGGTTCCCAAGATTCTTGAAACCGCGCCGGGAGAGAACAACCGGTGCCATCTGGAAGAGTTGGCCCTGTTGCGGCGTTTGGCGGAGGTGCAGGCGTGA
- a CDS encoding pyrimidine 5'-nucleotidase → MQCILFDLDNTLYPPCCDLFSLIDTRINRYMHEVVGIPLENVDSLRRRYWQDYGVTMRGLMRHHRVDPEDYLHYVHDVDVRSRLQPDPELRQALLSLPQSRVVFTNSSRAHTDRVLDALGIADLFDAVFDIRVADYMPKPYLEPYQRVLDQLGLAGSQCVMVEDSVANLRPAKQLGMATILVGDAVPESFVDRHLAGVEQLPQALACWASCGTGSPARGY, encoded by the coding sequence ATGCAGTGTATCCTGTTTGATCTCGACAATACCCTGTATCCGCCCTGCTGCGACCTGTTTTCGCTCATCGACACGCGCATCAACCGCTATATGCATGAGGTGGTGGGTATTCCCCTGGAAAACGTCGACAGCCTGCGCCGGCGGTACTGGCAGGACTACGGCGTCACCATGCGGGGACTCATGCGGCATCACCGGGTCGACCCCGAGGATTACCTGCATTACGTTCACGACGTGGATGTGCGAAGCCGCCTGCAGCCTGATCCGGAGCTCAGGCAGGCGCTGCTCTCGCTGCCCCAATCCCGGGTTGTTTTTACCAACAGCAGCCGTGCTCATACCGATCGGGTACTCGATGCCCTGGGGATAGCCGATCTGTTTGACGCGGTGTTCGATATCCGGGTCGCTGATTACATGCCCAAGCCCTATCTTGAGCCCTATCAACGGGTTCTTGACCAGCTCGGCCTGGCCGGCAGCCAGTGCGTCATGGTCGAAGACAGCGTGGCCAACCTCAGGCCGGCCAAGCAGCTCGGTATGGCGACCATCCTGGTCGGCGATGCCGTTCCGGAGTCCTTCGTCGATCGGCACCTTGCCGGGGTTGAGCAGTTGCCGCAGGCCCTCGCATGCTGGGCATCCTGTGGAACCGGTAGCCCGGCGAGAGGTTACTGA
- a CDS encoding HIT family protein translates to MTCPMCMRWQEQPELRIAEFEHCYAMLNGDQFFPGYTLLFTKEHVTELFHLLPAARAGIMEEINRVAAALAAVYQPAKMNYELLGNMVPHMHWHLVPRQTTDPLWPRPIWSEPHNECVLSAAQYRQAIGRIRLALGLAAGDKE, encoded by the coding sequence ATGACCTGTCCCATGTGCATGCGCTGGCAGGAGCAACCGGAACTGCGCATCGCTGAATTTGAGCACTGCTACGCTATGCTCAATGGTGACCAGTTTTTCCCCGGATATACCCTGCTTTTTACCAAAGAGCACGTCACCGAGCTGTTCCATCTGCTGCCGGCCGCGCGCGCCGGCATCATGGAGGAGATCAATCGGGTGGCGGCGGCTCTGGCCGCCGTTTACCAGCCGGCCAAAATGAACTATGAACTGCTCGGCAACATGGTGCCCCACATGCATTGGCATCTGGTGCCGCGGCAGACCACGGACCCGCTCTGGCCCAGGCCCATCTGGAGCGAGCCTCACAACGAGTGTGTTCTGTCCGCCGCACAATACCGGCAGGCCATTGGGCGCATCCGCCTGGCCCTCGGGCTGGCCGCGGGTGACAAGGAATAG
- the dapF gene encoding diaminopimelate epimerase → MKFAKMHGAGNDYVYVNCFEEIIDDPVAMARTVSNRNFGIGSDGLILILPSGKADVRMRMFNSDGSESEMCGNGIRCVAKYAYDHGIVDKKEITAETGAGILTLQLFTNPDNRVERVRVNMGKPRLSRGEIPMTGNPREQVINQELKILDRTFHITCVSMGNPHCIIFVDNVDEFPVAKYGPVIENLDLFPNRTNVEFIEIISPTEIKQRTWERGAGETLACGTGSSAVTVACVLNGRTEHRVLNHLLGGDLEMEWAQDGSVYMTGPAVQVFEGDFDPR, encoded by the coding sequence ATGAAATTCGCTAAAATGCATGGAGCCGGCAACGACTACGTTTATGTCAATTGCTTTGAAGAAATCATCGACGACCCGGTCGCCATGGCCCGCACGGTCAGCAACCGCAACTTCGGTATCGGCTCCGACGGCCTCATTTTAATCCTGCCCTCCGGGAAGGCCGATGTGCGCATGCGCATGTTCAATTCCGACGGCAGCGAATCGGAGATGTGTGGCAACGGCATCCGCTGCGTGGCCAAATATGCCTATGACCATGGCATTGTGGATAAAAAGGAGATCACCGCCGAGACCGGGGCCGGCATCCTTACCCTGCAGCTCTTCACCAACCCGGACAACCGGGTGGAGCGGGTCCGTGTCAATATGGGCAAACCGCGTCTCAGCCGTGGCGAAATCCCCATGACAGGCAACCCGCGGGAGCAGGTCATCAATCAGGAACTGAAGATCCTCGACCGGACCTTTCACATTACATGCGTGTCCATGGGCAATCCCCACTGCATTATTTTTGTCGACAATGTCGACGAATTTCCCGTTGCCAAATACGGCCCGGTCATCGAAAATCTCGATCTTTTCCCCAATCGAACCAACGTCGAATTCATCGAAATCATATCTCCAACCGAAATCAAACAGCGTACCTGGGAGCGAGGCGCCGGCGAGACACTGGCCTGCGGCACCGGTTCCTCGGCGGTTACCGTTGCCTGCGTCCTCAACGGTCGCACCGAACACCGTGTGCTCAATCATCTGCTGGGGGGCGATCTGGAGATGGAATGGGCACAGGACGGCAGCGTGTATATGACCGGACCGGCGGTACAGGTTTTCGAAGGGGATTTCGACCCGCGATGA
- a CDS encoding hydroxyacylglutathione hydrolase family protein gives MKLGNLEILQIPAGEMHNFAYLLFCPTSRQGLAVDPSLEPQKLLDAIEKHGVRLTWLVNTHGHRDHVAGNGMILQATGARLAAHALALPKPDRPLADGDRLMVGDTAVTILHTPGHTPADITLNPPGALLTGDTLFVTRVGRADMPGSDPEALYRSLHRLAAYPDATLIFPGHDYGPRKFSTIAFERQHNPYLRCRDLDEFIALRMG, from the coding sequence ATGAAACTCGGGAACCTGGAAATCCTTCAGATTCCGGCTGGCGAGATGCACAACTTTGCCTATCTCCTGTTCTGCCCCACGAGCCGTCAGGGTCTGGCCGTCGATCCCTCGCTGGAACCCCAAAAGCTGCTCGATGCCATTGAAAAACACGGCGTGCGCCTGACCTGGCTGGTCAACACCCATGGCCACCGCGACCACGTTGCCGGCAACGGGATGATCCTGCAAGCCACCGGGGCGCGGTTGGCGGCCCATGCGCTGGCCTTGCCAAAACCCGACAGGCCGCTCGCGGACGGAGACCGACTGATGGTGGGCGATACGGCCGTCACCATCCTGCACACCCCTGGCCATACGCCGGCGGACATCACCCTTAATCCACCAGGCGCCCTGCTGACCGGAGACACGCTGTTCGTCACCAGGGTAGGCCGGGCCGACATGCCCGGCAGCGATCCGGAGGCCCTGTACCGCAGCCTGCACCGACTGGCCGCCTACCCGGACGCCACACTGATATTTCCCGGACATGATTACGGCCCCCGTAAATTTTCCACCATCGCCTTTGAACGACAGCACAATCCTTATCTGCGCTGCCGCGACCTTGACGAGTTTATTGCCTTGCGCATGGGCTGA